DNA sequence from the Streptomyces sp. NBC_01497 genome:
GCCAGGGCGAACGGTATCGGGACGGGTACCTCGATCGGTGGGGGGAGCCACGGCAGGAGAGGACTTCGTGGGTCGTCCGAACCGTTCGGCAGCTCCACCCGGGCCTCGGACCCGCCGAGGGCGTGGCCGGTGTCGCCGAGCTGGTGAATCCACGGGTCTTCCAACACGGCGTTGTGCAGGCCGCCGTCGTAACCGTTCCCACCGAACATCGGGGCGTCCCAGGGCATATCCGTGGCGAAGAGATCCGCTTTGTGCGTGAGGATCTTCACGTTCGCGGCTTCGACGTGATCGGCATACCGATCGCAAGCCTTGGCAAGTTGGGAGCAGGCCGCTACGAGGTTCGCCACGAGGGGTTCATCCTGCTGGGCCTGCTCCGGTGGGGAAGAGGCGCCCACGCAGTGCGCGAAATACACACGGAATGAGTCCGCGGCCTCGCCCGAGTGCGCCTTGTCCGCCGTCGATGCGTAGGCCTGGGCATCTTCGAGTACCGTCTGCACCAGTTTCCCGGTGTGCCGCCAGGAGCCGGCGACATCGCGCAGCTTCTCCGGCGAACCGGAAGCGATCGCCTCCGCCGGGCTCGACGTACTTATCGAACCAGCCTGTCTTGCCCACCACTTCCGGTAGCTCATCACCGAGCCCGAGATAGTTTTCCGTGCAGCCTTCGTTCGGGTCACCCATGCCGACGGTCAGGTCGACCTGTCTGCCGATGACGGCTGCGACAGTGCTGCTCTCCTGCGCCATGAACTCGCGCGCGTTGCGCATCAGCCCACGCCCGGACTCGCCCAGGACATACGAGCTGAACCCCAGCTGGTCGAGTGTCGCGGACGCCGCCGACCTGTACACCTTGGCGAAGTCGCGGCCCGCGTCGTCGTCCCCGGCCATGCCCCTCTGCCGGTCCCGTTCGTGCGAGAGCGCGATCGCGGTGTCTCGGGCCCCTCTCATCACGTCGGTCACGAGCCCCATGGCACCGCGGATCATTCCTTCGGCTATCACTTTCACATCAGGCGCCAGCCCGTCACCCACGAACGACCCCTCCCCCTTGCCGGTCCGGGGAGACCGAACTCGCCCCCCTGGCTTACCTGTTGTACCTCGTCTCCTGTCATCCGCGCGAGAGGCCCGGGAGCGTGTCGCTGTAGGAGGCGCTCTTTCGTCGGTCCGGTGTCGCTGAGCGTGCGGGGCTCGGGGCTGGAGGTCCGCGACGTGCCGTTCGAGCCACGACCTGACCTTGATCGTCGCGGGCCCGCAAAGCGCGGACGGGACAGCTACGGCGCTTCCGGTTCGCTGTCGTCTTCAAAGTCCAGCACGGGGTCAGGGAGCTGCTCGGGAACGTTCCGCAGCAGGTCCGCGGCCATCGCCAGCAGTGTTTCAGCCTCCGCCCGGCTGTACTCGAAGTCCCGTGTGACCGCATCGTCGTGCATAACGCCGGAGGTTTGGCCGTAGGGCGCGTCCTGGATGCGCCACCACCGCTCCGTCTGGTTGAGCTGCATCTGCGAGGTCCGTTGCCTCAGCCGGCCTCGGCGATACAGCGGCATCGGATCGTCTGGGCTTCTGTGAGCCAGGGCCCGCCGACGCTGCACAGATTCCGGGACCGGGTTCACCACTGCTCCGCGACTGTAGCGCCGGTGGAAGGCGTAGAAGCGGCTGACCACGGTCAGGGCGTTGATCGTAGTCGGCTCGTATCCAGCCTTCAGATACTGCTTGCCGGTGCGGGTGTTCACCGACCCGGGCGGCGGGGCGGACGGATTGCTGCGGCGGTGCTGCGCACTCTTCGCCGTCCGCAACCAGCCGTCCATGGCGGCGGCTTCCGCCTCGGTGGCCTTCTCCCACCCGACGCCCAGCAGCCACAGCAGCCTTCTCTGCACCAAGCAAAACGGCACGCCGAGGAGATCTGTTCAGGAGCTTCCACAGCGTCCTGTCACGGCTACGGCCAGAACGACCCAACTCCCAGGTGATCGACAGGGTGCGCCGGGCAGCGCCAGCACTCCACCGTGCCTGACGGGGACGAGCGTGGACGGTCTCATCCAGTACCAGACGTCCGTTATGGACTCTGGTCCCGGCCTGCTTGAGGCGATGCAGAACCGGCACGACTTCGACTTGCCGCACGGCGGGGAGCACGCCGACCTTGGTAGTGATGAAGGTGTACAGGTCCTCGGTGTCCCTGCAGGTGACAGTGACCAGCAGATTGGCCGCGCCGGTGACAGCGGCCGTGAACGTGGACCCGGGATGCAGCGATAGTGCAGTGCCGGTCGCATCGAGATCGCCCGGGGTGACGGTGAGCCAGAGGTATGCGGTGGCGTGAAAGCCGAACTGGGCTGGCGCGAGGTCCACCGCGATGTGCAGTGCCCCGGAGGACAGCCCTATGGCGACCTGTTGCCGGTGGACCGTTTCACCCGCCCCCGTCCCGCCGCGCCTGACCCGCCGGGGGGCCAGCCCTCCGGCTTGACTTCGAGCGCGCTCCAAGTCCTAGCTTCGGAGGCGTTAGTCAGCCCTTGAGGTACCGCCCGGTCCGCCGGGCAGGAGGAGCATTTCGCGCATGATCACTCGAACGACGCTGGGCTCGCCCGGTCTTACCGTCAGTGCGATGGGCCTGGGGTGCATGGGGATGAGCGAGAGCTACGGCGCCGCCGACTGGGACGGCGGCATGGCCACCATCGGCCGGGCGCTGGAGCTGGGCAACACGTTCCTGGACACTTCCGACTCCTATGGCACCGGGCACAACGAGGTGCTGGTGGGCCGGGCCATCCACGGCCGCCGGGACCAGGTGCAGCTGGCCACCAAGTTCGGCATCGACCGCAGCGCCGGTGACCGGGCACGCCGCATCCGCGGTGCCCGCGACTACGTGCTGCGCTCCTGCGACGCCTCGCTGCTGCGGCTGGGCATCGAGGTGATCGACCTGTACTACGCCCACCGCCCGCCCCAGGACGTGGAGATCGAGGAGACCGTCGGGGCGATGGCCGAGCTGGTCGAGGCGGGCAAGGTCCGTCATCTGGGTCTGTCCGAGGTCGACGGCGAGCTGCTGCGCCGGGCGCACGCGGTGCACCCGATCACCGCGGTCCAGAGCGAGTACTCGCTGTGGACCCGCGACGTCGAGGCGGTCACTCCGGTGATGGCCGAGCTGGGGGTCGGGCTGGTGCCGTACTCGCCGCTGGGGCGGGGGTTCCTGACCGGCGCGCTGGACCGCTCCACATTGGGCGAGAAGGACTTCCGGCGCACCAACCCCCGCTTCGCCGGCGAGGCGGGCGAGGCCAACGAGAAGATCGCGCGGACCGTGCGCGAGGTGGCCGACCGGCTGGGTGCCACCCCGGCCCAGGTGGCGCTGGCCTGGGTGTACGCCCAGGCCGAGCGGCTCGGGGTGGCGGTGGCGACCATTCCGGGCACCCGCAGCCCGGCCCGGCTGGAGCAGAACGCGGCCGCGCTGGAGCTCACCCTGGACGCCGAGGCACTGGCCGCGCTGGACCCGCTGAGCGACCAGGTGATGGGCGAGCGCTACACCCCCGCGCACACCGCTGAGGTCGCTCGGGGTTAGGACTTGTCCGGCCGATCATGCGCGGAGCCAAATGATGAGGGCTGCTGCGGTCGCGGTCCCAAGGAAGACGTAGCCGCGTTTGTCGTAGCGGGTGGCTGCTGCTCGGGCGTGCTTGAGCCGGTTGATGGCCCGTTCGACGGTGTTGCGTTTCTTGTACCGCTCTTCGTCGAAGCCGGGCGGCCGTCCGCCGCGTGCCCCTTTCCGCCGGCGGGCGGCCTGGCTGTCGGTCTTCTCCGGGATCGAGTGCCGGATGCCCCGTCGCCGCAGATACTCGCGGCACAGGCCGTTGCTGTAAGCCTTGTCCGCCGCGACGCTGTCGGGCTTCTTGCGCGGCCTGCCCGGCCCGGTCCGAGGGACGCGAATCTTCTCCAGCACAGGCTCGAACTGTGTGCAGTCCGCCCGCGCCGGCGCCGTGCTGATGAGCCCGCACGATGCTGGAGTCGACCGAGACATCCCAGTCGATCTCCCCAGCCGCATCGGCCTCGGCCTGGACCTGCTGGAGCAGGCGTTCCCAGGTTCCCTCGGCCGACCACAGACGGTGGCGCTCGTAGACCGTCTTCCACGGGCCAAACCGTTCGGGCAGGTCACGCCACTGAACGCCGGTCTGGGGACAGTCGCGGCCAGTACCACCACTAGGACTTGTCCGGCCGATCATGTGACTCCTTCCGGCTGTCACCGGGGCAGGCGCCCGAAGCCGAGGAGGGCGACCCCCTCACGCTCCAAAGATGCTTGGGCATGGGGGCGGGGAGATCTGACAGATGGAACGGCTGCGGCCGTCCTGCCGGTCAGCAACCGGCGTTGTGGCAGGTGGCGGTTCCTTTGCCTGGGCCCGGCTCGCGGCCGGTACGGGTCGCGTGCAGACCTGGCCGCCGGGCCGTCCGTGAGCAGGGCGACGCTTCAGGGCGCTTGGGTGGACGACGCCGAAGTGGTCTACGTCGGCAAGGCATCATCGGGGAGTGCCGGTCGGCGCGGCCTGCGCAAGCGGCTGGACGAATTCCGCCAGTTCGGGGAGGGCAGGGCCATCGGGCACTGGGGCGGCCGATACCTGTGGCAGCTTGAAGACACCGGCGCCCTCCTGGTGGCATGGCTCGAGACTCCGGATGGGGATCCTGCGACCCTCGAGGCGACTCTCATCGCCGAGTTCGTGGCCGTCCACGGCGCCCGTCCGTTCGGGAACCGCAACCGCGGCCGCCGGCTCGAATCAGGTTCCGCGGAGCCCGGCCGTGGACGGGGCACCGACCCGCGCGCATCGGCCCGTAGGTGAGTTGCTGCTGCAGCCACTCCCGCAAGCGATCTCACTCACGATCCCACCTCGTGGCGCCTCGAAATACGGGTTCCTCTGCTGCCGGGACGTCAGCGCGCGGGGGCGTACGTCATTCTTCGGTGGCCAGG
Encoded proteins:
- a CDS encoding restriction endonuclease fold toxin-2 domain-containing protein codes for the protein MTRTKAARKTISGSVMSYRKWWARQAGSISTSSPAEAIASGSPEKLRDVAGSWRHTGKLVQTVLEDAQAYASTADKAHSGEAADSFRVYFAHCVGASSPPEQAQQDEPLVANLVAACSQLAKACDRYADHVEAANVKILTHKADLFATDMPWDAPMFGGNGYDGGLHNAVLEDPWIHQLGDTGHALGGSEARVELPNGSDDPRSPLLPWLPPPIEVPVPIPFALADYPGDAPALLPASNAVDPNIRVADPIAPAPGTTHLLTTAQQQQFRSWMNSLNQGGLAGGGGPTDPDDAYQLRIAGYPEREVPLPGKKRGLMVDGIRPADGYLVEAKHVRDPDCETSFRSLDRVDKTLATPVKVNKQGNIVWDPVVDSMYAGDERELVRYKQAMANPANSEIRGLEIATNGPDNAAYWQSMMAMTGTPGSTRYVP
- a CDS encoding aldo/keto reductase, whose amino-acid sequence is MITRTTLGSPGLTVSAMGLGCMGMSESYGAADWDGGMATIGRALELGNTFLDTSDSYGTGHNEVLVGRAIHGRRDQVQLATKFGIDRSAGDRARRIRGARDYVLRSCDASLLRLGIEVIDLYYAHRPPQDVEIEETVGAMAELVEAGKVRHLGLSEVDGELLRRAHAVHPITAVQSEYSLWTRDVEAVTPVMAELGVGLVPYSPLGRGFLTGALDRSTLGEKDFRRTNPRFAGEAGEANEKIARTVREVADRLGATPAQVALAWVYAQAERLGVAVATIPGTRSPARLEQNAAALELTLDAEALAALDPLSDQVMGERYTPAHTAEVARG